The following coding sequences are from one Megamonas funiformis window:
- a CDS encoding 3'-5' exonuclease → MSITFNKKQQQVINELNQNILLSAGAGTGKTNVLSYRVANILNKNRANADEILCLTFTNKACRELKNRITSQLDFETANKITIRTIHGFAYQVITTTAKKAQTIFKEFVIFDDEDQKTLIRQTIANFPKARALDIQYIVNCIEQLKQERALKHIYTEDIEADYTTIYHQHLKFNKTFNQQQSDNLTKFFQFDGLNIIINYELALQQMHGLDYKDLIANAYRLFQDENICSSWRKRYKYIMIDEMQDTSSFEYTMLENLFPANNIMLCGDEFQTIYEWRGSNPQKILTAFTEKYNPLIINFNENYRSTKLLLEMAYNTLINLFCKETILHSYAKNLLSKSSELGHKIELKQANSLANEAQWIFQNIVNLLPLVKTPTQIAILVRQNNYLQNLTLHLNYLANIYNQKNQEAPINFIQIDNIRFFKRQEIKDVLSIMKYLINPNDYLSLQRILINLIPNIGIRTIKQISSAEYLQNGLRLSDFINANFQNPNYEPFSDLISAYLSKDIIVFDIEGTGTDIFADNIIQLSAIKIRKGKKIAEFNRYLKSDKPVGDSEKVHHISDEYLQTHGENPKLVLQEFCQFIQDAIITGHNIRGYDMDILNQNLLKHNLKPVDFSNINFDTLDLVRRFYPNLPNHKLEFLSNHFQFETKSNHNSLDDVFATGELLHKLLEDKIIPTAKKRSELINKQKNKFIHVAQIFQKLHSILNDNLLLENLITQIVKEFDLVNIYKANATQDGAVRLENIRNLFRLAKAELNSHRGTNGIKELLQYASLSNTDLDALTSSHPKIPIITIHQAKGLEFDYEFLAGMNDDIFPSYFSTRNGSITEEEKRLFYVAITRAKNALFLSSSGRPSRLLNYIPEQFITKIK, encoded by the coding sequence ATGTCTATTACTTTCAATAAAAAACAACAACAAGTAATCAATGAATTAAATCAAAATATACTCTTAAGTGCAGGAGCTGGCACAGGCAAGACAAATGTACTTTCTTATCGTGTAGCTAATATTTTAAATAAAAATCGTGCCAATGCTGATGAAATTCTCTGCTTAACTTTCACTAATAAAGCTTGTCGAGAATTAAAAAATCGCATCACTTCGCAATTAGATTTTGAAACAGCAAATAAAATCACCATTCGCACCATTCATGGCTTTGCTTATCAAGTGATTACCACTACCGCCAAAAAAGCACAAACAATATTTAAAGAATTTGTCATCTTTGATGATGAAGACCAAAAGACGCTAATCAGACAAACTATCGCCAATTTTCCTAAAGCTAGAGCCTTAGATATTCAATATATCGTAAATTGCATTGAGCAATTAAAGCAAGAACGAGCTTTAAAACATATCTATACTGAAGATATTGAAGCCGATTATACTACTATTTATCATCAGCATTTGAAGTTCAACAAAACATTCAATCAACAACAAAGTGATAATTTAACGAAATTTTTTCAATTTGATGGTTTAAATATAATCATCAACTATGAATTGGCTTTACAACAAATGCACGGTTTAGATTACAAAGATTTAATCGCCAATGCTTATCGTTTATTTCAAGACGAAAATATATGCTCATCATGGCGAAAACGCTACAAATATATCATGATTGATGAAATGCAAGACACTAGTTCTTTTGAATATACTATGCTCGAAAATCTCTTTCCTGCTAATAATATCATGCTCTGTGGTGATGAATTTCAAACTATTTATGAATGGCGTGGCTCTAATCCTCAAAAAATCTTAACTGCCTTCACTGAAAAATATAACCCCTTAATTATTAATTTCAATGAAAATTATCGCTCTACAAAATTACTTTTAGAAATGGCATATAACACATTGATAAATCTTTTTTGCAAAGAAACTATCCTTCATTCCTATGCCAAAAATCTACTTTCAAAAAGCAGTGAACTTGGTCATAAAATAGAATTAAAACAAGCAAACTCCCTAGCTAACGAAGCCCAATGGATTTTTCAAAATATCGTAAATTTATTACCTCTAGTAAAAACACCTACACAAATAGCTATTTTAGTTCGTCAAAACAATTATCTACAAAACTTAACATTACATCTAAATTATCTAGCCAATATTTATAATCAAAAAAATCAAGAAGCTCCCATCAATTTCATTCAAATAGATAATATCCGCTTTTTCAAACGTCAAGAAATAAAAGATGTTCTATCCATTATGAAATATCTCATTAATCCTAATGATTATCTTAGCCTACAACGAATATTAATAAATTTAATCCCTAATATTGGTATTCGCACTATCAAACAAATATCTTCTGCTGAATATCTTCAAAATGGATTGCGTCTATCTGACTTTATCAATGCAAACTTCCAAAATCCAAACTACGAACCTTTTTCTGACTTGATTTCAGCTTATTTATCCAAGGACATCATAGTTTTTGATATTGAAGGTACGGGGACAGATATTTTTGCAGACAATATTATTCAATTATCCGCAATCAAAATTCGCAAAGGGAAAAAAATAGCTGAATTCAATCGCTATCTAAAATCAGATAAACCTGTTGGCGACTCTGAAAAAGTACATCATATTTCTGATGAATATTTACAAACTCATGGCGAAAATCCTAAACTTGTTCTTCAAGAATTTTGTCAATTTATCCAAGATGCCATCATCACAGGTCATAATATTCGCGGTTATGATATGGATATTCTCAATCAAAATCTATTAAAACATAACTTAAAACCTGTAGATTTCTCTAATATAAATTTTGATACCTTAGATTTAGTTCGTCGTTTTTATCCTAATCTGCCTAATCATAAACTTGAATTTCTGAGTAATCATTTTCAATTTGAAACAAAATCAAACCATAATTCTCTAGATGATGTTTTTGCTACAGGGGAATTATTGCACAAATTGCTCGAAGATAAAATTATTCCTACAGCTAAAAAACGCAGTGAATTAATCAATAAACAAAAAAATAAATTCATTCATGTAGCTCAAATTTTCCAAAAACTGCATAGTATTTTAAACGACAATCTACTTTTAGAAAATCTAATCACTCAAATCGTTAAAGAATTCGATTTAGTAAATATCTATAAAGCCAATGCAACTCAAGATGGAGCTGTTCGCTTAGAAAATATTCGCAATTTATTTAGATTAGCCAAAGCAGAGCTCAACTCACATCGAGGAACAAATGGCATCAAAGAATTATTACAATATGCTAGTTTATCTAATACAGATTTAGATGCTCTTACTTCTTCTCATCCTAAAATCCCTATTATAACTATTCATCAAGCCAAAGGCTTAGAATTTGATTATGAATTTTTAGCTGGCATGAATGATGACATTTTTCCATCATATTTCAGCACACGCAATGGCTCTATTACTGAAGAAGAAAAACGTCTTTTCTATGTAGCCATCACTCGTGCCAAAAACGCTTTATTTCTCTCTAGTTCAGGTAGACCTAGTCGTCTATTAAATTATATACCTGAACAATTCATCACCAAAATCAAATAA
- a CDS encoding DUF4337 domain-containing protein, producing MDPDRKQQTNLNDEDDNFITEYKQEVIHKPWSKTLKLLVAITTLILAVVGTLASFKAASLGNQVVTTQNEAFNHWSNYQAKTIKKTTLETELYTIEIELAKLKDTDNALKTELLAKKAIYEQEITQYKQEEITLTAKAQEAEQRHLLTKEISTNFGNALIFLQIGILLSSLTTLSKIKYYWYIGSISGIIGFSIFITSYYRNLTM from the coding sequence ATGGACCCCGATAGGAAACAACAAACTAATTTAAATGATGAAGATGATAACTTTATAACAGAATATAAACAAGAAGTTATCCACAAGCCATGGTCAAAAACTTTAAAATTATTAGTAGCAATTACAACCTTGATTTTAGCCGTTGTTGGCACACTAGCTTCTTTCAAAGCTGCAAGTCTAGGCAACCAGGTAGTAACTACTCAAAATGAAGCTTTTAACCACTGGTCAAACTATCAAGCAAAAACGATTAAGAAAACAACTTTAGAAACTGAACTTTATACTATTGAAATTGAACTTGCCAAACTCAAAGATACAGATAATGCTTTAAAAACTGAACTTTTAGCTAAAAAAGCTATCTATGAACAAGAAATTACTCAATATAAGCAAGAAGAAATCACTTTAACAGCTAAAGCTCAAGAAGCAGAACAACGTCATTTATTGACAAAAGAGATTTCTACTAACTTTGGTAATGCTTTAATCTTTTTGCAAATAGGTATTTTATTATCTTCATTGACTACACTTAGTAAAATAAAATATTATTGGTATATAGGTTCTATTTCCGGTATCATTGGATTTAGTATCTTTATCACTTCATATTATAGAAATTTAACTATGTAA
- a CDS encoding MerR family transcriptional regulator: MTIKEVSQKYDLSPDTIRYYERIGLIPPVPRKPNGIRDFDQESCNWIEFIKCMRSAGVQIEALIDYVHLFYQENTAEARKAILVEQRDRLQKQIDTMNLVIERLNKKVDRYEEIIIPAEKKLLSE, from the coding sequence ATGACTATTAAAGAAGTAAGTCAAAAATACGATCTCAGCCCCGATACTATTCGTTATTATGAACGTATTGGTTTAATTCCACCTGTACCACGCAAACCAAATGGTATTCGTGATTTTGACCAAGAATCATGTAATTGGATTGAATTCATAAAATGTATGCGTTCTGCTGGCGTTCAAATCGAAGCATTGATTGATTATGTTCACCTCTTTTATCAAGAAAACACAGCAGAAGCTCGCAAAGCTATTTTAGTAGAACAACGTGATCGTCTCCAGAAACAAATTGATACCATGAATTTAGTTATTGAGCGCTTAAATAAAAAAGTAGACCGTTATGAAGAAATCATTATTCCTGCCGAAAAAAAATTATTAAGTGAATAA
- a CDS encoding sulfite exporter TauE/SafE family protein produces MIFLSMLLLGTLIGFVGAGGAGVTITLLTVGFNIPIHIALGVALSSMVFTMISGVVSHLRENEVELKTGLIIGLGGVIGAFVGAKFSTFIPENILSIFTALMIILSALILYIKVYHNDLLNKYLKVPTTSLAGKKFYIYGILVGCINGFLSGAFGIGAAAFIQISLLIIFGVPLLKSIGTCMLIILPISASGGLGYLTSGNLDFTIFLQTVFGLMIGAFIGSKFTHLAPKPILKFAIVAMPTIGGLILLLFH; encoded by the coding sequence ATGATATTTTTATCTATGTTATTGCTAGGTACATTAATTGGTTTTGTTGGAGCAGGTGGCGCTGGTGTTACTATTACATTACTTACAGTTGGTTTTAACATTCCTATTCATATAGCATTAGGTGTTGCCTTATCTTCTATGGTTTTTACTATGATATCTGGTGTTGTAAGCCATTTACGTGAAAATGAAGTAGAACTAAAAACTGGTCTAATCATTGGTTTAGGCGGTGTAATTGGAGCTTTTGTTGGTGCTAAATTTTCCACATTCATACCCGAAAATATTTTAAGTATTTTTACTGCTTTGATGATTATTCTATCAGCTCTAATTTTGTATATAAAAGTATATCATAATGATTTATTAAATAAATATTTAAAAGTTCCAACTACATCATTAGCTGGCAAAAAATTTTATATCTATGGTATATTAGTCGGTTGTATTAATGGCTTTTTATCTGGTGCTTTTGGCATAGGAGCTGCTGCTTTTATTCAAATTAGTTTATTAATTATATTCGGTGTTCCACTTTTAAAATCCATCGGAACATGTATGTTGATTATTCTTCCTATTTCTGCTTCTGGTGGTCTAGGCTATCTCACTTCTGGAAATTTAGATTTCACTATTTTTCTACAAACAGTATTCGGATTAATGATAGGTGCTTTTATTGGTTCAAAATTTACACATCTAGCACCAAAACCAATCTTAAAATTTGCCATTGTCGCTATGCCAACAATCGGGGGCTTAATTCTTTTATTATTCCACTAA
- the groL gene encoding chaperonin GroEL (60 kDa chaperone family; promotes refolding of misfolded polypeptides especially under stressful conditions; forms two stacked rings of heptamers to form a barrel-shaped 14mer; ends can be capped by GroES; misfolded proteins enter the barrel where they are refolded when GroES binds) — MAKQVLFGEEARQALGRGVDALANAVKVTLGPKGRNVVLDKKFGAPTITNDGVTIARDIELEDPFENMGAQLVKEVATKTNDIAGDGTTTATLLAQAMIREGMRNVAAGANPMVLKKGIEKAVAALVEEIKAKARKVEGKEAIAQVASVSSADEETGALIADAMEKVGKDGVITVEESKGMQTNLSVVEGMQFDRGYISPYMVTDTDKMEAVMDDPFILITDRKISAIADILPILEKVVKQGKELVIIAEDIDGEALATIVVNKLRGTFKALAVKAPGFGDRRKAMLEDIAILTGGNVISEELGRKLDSVELEDLGRARQVRASKEETTIVDGFGDKAEIAARAEIIKKQIAETSSDFDKEKLQERLAKLSGGVAVIEIGAATEVEMKDKKLRIEDALNATRAAVEEGIVAGGGTTFIDIQPALENIEAEGDVKTGVEIVKRAIEEPVRQIANNAGLEGSVVVEHVKSAGVGVGYNALVGEYMDMIAAGIVDPAKVTRSALQNAASIAAMVLTTETIVADKPEKADPAAMAGAGMGGGMPGMM, encoded by the coding sequence ATGGCTAAACAAGTATTATTTGGCGAAGAAGCTCGTCAAGCTCTTGGTAGAGGCGTTGATGCACTTGCTAACGCTGTTAAAGTTACACTTGGCCCAAAAGGCAGAAACGTTGTTTTAGATAAAAAATTCGGTGCTCCAACTATCACTAACGATGGTGTTACTATCGCTCGTGACATTGAACTTGAAGATCCATTCGAAAATATGGGCGCTCAGCTTGTAAAAGAAGTTGCTACAAAAACTAACGACATCGCTGGTGACGGTACAACTACTGCTACATTACTTGCTCAAGCTATGATTCGTGAAGGTATGAGAAACGTAGCTGCTGGTGCAAACCCAATGGTTCTCAAAAAAGGTATTGAAAAAGCTGTTGCTGCATTAGTTGAAGAAATCAAAGCAAAAGCTCGAAAAGTTGAAGGTAAAGAAGCTATCGCTCAAGTTGCTTCCGTATCTTCCGCTGATGAAGAAACTGGTGCATTAATCGCTGACGCTATGGAAAAAGTTGGTAAAGACGGTGTTATCACTGTTGAAGAATCCAAAGGTATGCAAACTAACCTTTCCGTTGTAGAAGGTATGCAATTTGACCGTGGATACATTTCTCCATACATGGTTACTGATACAGATAAAATGGAAGCTGTTATGGATGATCCTTTCATTCTTATCACTGACCGCAAAATCTCTGCAATCGCAGACATTCTCCCAATCCTTGAAAAAGTTGTAAAACAAGGTAAAGAACTCGTTATCATCGCTGAAGATATCGACGGTGAAGCTCTTGCTACTATCGTAGTTAACAAACTTCGTGGTACATTCAAAGCTCTTGCTGTTAAAGCTCCTGGTTTTGGTGATCGTCGTAAAGCTATGCTCGAAGATATCGCTATCTTAACTGGTGGTAATGTAATCAGTGAAGAACTTGGTCGTAAACTTGATAGCGTAGAACTTGAAGACCTCGGTCGTGCTCGTCAAGTACGTGCTTCCAAAGAAGAAACTACAATTGTTGACGGTTTTGGTGATAAAGCTGAAATCGCAGCTCGTGCTGAAATCATCAAAAAACAAATCGCTGAAACTTCTTCCGATTTCGATAAAGAAAAATTACAAGAACGTCTTGCTAAATTATCTGGTGGCGTAGCTGTAATTGAAATCGGTGCTGCTACAGAAGTTGAAATGAAAGATAAAAAACTCCGTATCGAAGATGCTTTAAATGCTACTCGTGCTGCTGTTGAAGAAGGTATCGTTGCTGGTGGTGGTACTACTTTCATCGATATTCAACCTGCTCTTGAAAACATTGAAGCTGAAGGCGATGTAAAAACTGGTGTTGAAATCGTAAAACGTGCTATTGAAGAACCAGTTCGTCAGATCGCAAACAATGCTGGTCTTGAAGGTTCTGTAGTTGTTGAACATGTAAAATCCGCTGGTGTAGGCGTTGGTTACAATGCTTTAGTTGGCGAATACATGGATATGATTGCTGCTGGTATCGTTGACCCTGCAAAAGTTACTCGTAGCGCATTACAAAATGCTGCAAGTATCGCTGCTATGGTTCTCACAACTGAAACAATCGTTGCTGATAAACCAGAAAAAGCTGATCCTGCTGCTATGGCTGGTGCTGGTATGGGCGGCGGAATGCCTGGTATGATGTAA
- the groES gene encoding co-chaperone GroES codes for MIKPLGDRVVIKVSEGDIKTASGIVLPDTAKEKPQEGTVVAVSDGKYVEGKKVALDVKVGDKVIFSKYAGTDVKFDGTDYLIVRDSDILAVVE; via the coding sequence ATGATTAAGCCATTAGGCGACAGAGTTGTTATTAAAGTTTCTGAAGGCGATATTAAAACTGCAAGTGGTATCGTTTTACCAGATACAGCAAAAGAAAAACCACAAGAAGGTACTGTTGTTGCAGTAAGTGACGGCAAATATGTAGAAGGCAAAAAAGTTGCTCTTGATGTAAAAGTAGGCGACAAAGTAATCTTCTCTAAATATGCTGGTACTGATGTAAAATTCGATGGTACTGATTATTTAATCGTTAGAGATAGCGATATCTTAGCTGTTGTTGAATAA
- a CDS encoding tyrosine-type recombinase/integrase, with protein sequence MKKRKDGRYQSSVTITDPLTNEKKRIYVYGYTEAELIREKERVKRNNNTSFDNITFNLWLDEWLKIRKEEIAPSTYYNYVFLINKYILPNLKNINLSKITPSTIRNILRNISGSRTKQYTYVLLKAILGQAYKDDLIKKNPCIAVNPPKYKAKEKQIISDYEFKKLLQYAELPIRNLFILAYYTGIRRGEISALKWENIDWDTNTIKIVTAIKIAAKGNLISTPKTENSTREILVSKNVINILKQQLLIQKERYLKHGDKLTKNDFIFTSLKDKNYKKMLTPMNITTIFNKIKSLAEIKSNITFHSFRHTHATCLVEANLPIKAIQARLGHATAGFTLTTYAHNTLKMQKEIVGFLDNKAKSMSN encoded by the coding sequence ATGAAAAAACGTAAAGATGGACGATATCAATCTTCTGTAACTATAACTGACCCTTTAACTAATGAAAAAAAACGTATATATGTATATGGATATACTGAAGCTGAATTAATTAGAGAAAAAGAACGTGTTAAAAGAAATAATAACACTTCTTTTGATAACATAACTTTTAATTTATGGCTTGATGAATGGTTAAAAATAAGAAAAGAAGAAATAGCTCCTAGCACTTATTACAATTATGTATTTTTAATAAACAAATATATCTTACCAAATTTAAAAAATATTAACTTGAGTAAAATAACACCATCAACTATTAGAAATATATTACGAAATATAAGTGGTTCTAGAACTAAACAATACACATATGTTTTACTAAAAGCGATACTTGGACAAGCTTACAAAGATGATTTAATAAAAAAAAATCCTTGTATTGCAGTAAATCCTCCTAAATATAAGGCTAAAGAAAAACAAATTATAAGCGACTACGAATTTAAAAAATTATTACAATATGCAGAACTCCCTATTAGAAATTTATTTATTCTAGCTTATTATACAGGTATACGACGTGGTGAAATTTCTGCTCTTAAATGGGAAAATATAGATTGGGATACAAATACAATAAAAATAGTAACTGCTATAAAAATAGCTGCAAAAGGAAATTTAATAAGTACACCAAAAACAGAAAATAGTACACGTGAAATATTAGTATCTAAAAATGTAATTAATATTCTAAAGCAACAATTATTAATACAAAAAGAACGTTATCTAAAACATGGTGATAAGTTAACAAAAAACGACTTTATATTTACATCATTAAAGGATAAAAATTATAAGAAAATGCTAACACCAATGAATATAACCACTATTTTTAATAAAATAAAATCTTTAGCTGAAATAAAATCCAATATAACATTTCATTCATTTAGACATACACATGCAACTTGTTTAGTTGAAGCTAATTTACCAATAAAAGCTATTCAAGCTAGACTAGGACATGCTACAGCTGGATTTACACTAACAACTTATGCACACAATACATTAAAAATGCAAAAAGAGATTGTAGGATTTCTAGATAACAAAGCAAAATCAATGAGTAATTGA
- a CDS encoding SAP domain-containing protein, whose protein sequence is MLPRKERYLLSYFNNKIVGYELPEYMLSELSNYKEILDKLLNENYLRVSNTKESISYLTIPDLKNILQTKKLKLSGNKSDLLDRIYENFSNDELENYVKNRRYILTDLGIKELENYPPDGFYESRTFDAEQIFENICNTTIDNNKLKSRKPKKWYQKSWGIFLSLLFLFPFGVYVLWRYSYFNTKTKKILTGVFAVIFLILVFNTESNKQEAPKENITKIEQEVPVQEEKKKIPPQVQAIMDSTNVDETQAEKIVDILHQCGANNFTITKSENSNDDKNYEISSDSKILALALLANNAISNITYDGEVLYNGKTNAVEHTISDIDANKQKETVSQSNTNSKKETSRPARTYSGQGPNGETIKGNNNKGKKIYHVPGGAYYDRTDPEEWFFTEEEAQAAGYRPSKK, encoded by the coding sequence ATGTTACCTAGAAAAGAAAGGTATTTGTTAAGTTATTTTAACAATAAGATAGTAGGCTATGAATTACCAGAATATATGTTATCTGAATTAAGCAACTATAAAGAAATCCTAGATAAATTATTAAACGAAAACTATTTACGGGTATCTAATACAAAAGAAAGTATTTCTTATCTAACAATACCAGATTTAAAAAATATATTACAAACTAAGAAATTAAAATTATCTGGAAATAAATCTGATTTATTAGATAGGATATATGAGAACTTTTCTAATGATGAGCTGGAAAATTATGTAAAAAACAGACGGTATATTTTAACTGATTTAGGAATAAAAGAGTTAGAAAATTATCCTCCAGACGGATTTTATGAATCTCGTACATTTGATGCTGAACAAATTTTTGAAAATATATGTAATACCACAATAGATAATAATAAACTAAAAAGCAGAAAACCTAAAAAATGGTATCAGAAAAGTTGGGGCATTTTTTTATCACTTTTATTTTTATTTCCTTTTGGTGTATATGTATTATGGAGATATAGTTATTTTAATACTAAAACTAAAAAAATATTAACTGGTGTTTTTGCAGTAATCTTTCTAATCCTAGTATTTAACACTGAAAGCAATAAACAAGAAGCACCAAAAGAAAATATAACTAAAATTGAGCAAGAAGTACCAGTACAAGAAGAAAAGAAAAAAATTCCGCCACAAGTGCAAGCTATAATGGATAGTACAAACGTTGATGAAACACAAGCTGAGAAAATAGTAGATATTTTACATCAATGTGGAGCTAATAATTTCACAATTACAAAATCCGAAAATAGCAATGACGATAAAAATTATGAAATATCTTCCGACAGTAAAATATTAGCTTTAGCACTTTTAGCCAACAATGCAATAAGCAATATTACTTATGATGGTGAAGTATTATATAACGGTAAAACAAATGCAGTTGAACATACAATAAGTGATATAGACGCAAATAAACAAAAAGAAACAGTATCCCAATCTAATACAAATAGTAAAAAAGAAACATCTCGACCAGCAAGAACATATTCTGGACAGGGTCCCAATGGAGAAACAATAAAGGGAAATAATAATAAAGGTAAAAAAATATATCATGTTCCAGGTGGAGCATACTATGATAGAACAGACCCAGAAGAATGGTTTTTTACCGAAGAAGAAGCTCAAGCTGCTGGATACAGACCGTCAAAAAAATAA
- a CDS encoding ImmA/IrrE family metallo-endopeptidase, with protein MNIDVLQLKLPNTIRGFLVRVLRRKFIALNANLPYEAQKIVVCHELGHAILHKGYGYYLHADMSYYVPSRREKEANQFAIHLLSHSSDLDADLITKVISEKDPDPREVHKILSTLL; from the coding sequence ATGAACATTGATGTACTACAATTAAAACTACCAAATACAATACGTGGCTTTTTAGTTAGAGTGTTGCGTAGAAAATTTATTGCACTCAACGCTAATCTGCCATATGAAGCACAAAAGATTGTTGTTTGTCATGAATTAGGACACGCAATCTTACATAAAGGATATGGATATTACCTACATGCAGATATGAGTTACTATGTACCAAGTCGTAGGGAAAAAGAAGCAAATCAATTTGCTATACATTTACTTTCCCATTCCAGTGACTTAGACGCTGATTTAATCACTAAAGTGATTTCAGAGAAAGACCCTGACCCTAGAGAAGTTCACAAAATTTTAAGTACGTTATTATAA
- a CDS encoding helix-turn-helix domain-containing protein, whose product MNIIGERLRQLRENKQLSQGEVAKLIGVSRPAYVLYETGRSKPLRKIKELCALFNVSADYILGNDVEPINKKEMDKKKPADLEKFLNQSEIMFDGEVMKLSEEDRQEIKNALEFIFYKAKKKNKRKK is encoded by the coding sequence ATGAATATTATAGGTGAACGATTAAGACAATTACGCGAAAATAAACAATTATCCCAAGGTGAAGTTGCTAAATTAATAGGAGTGAGCCGTCCTGCATACGTTTTATATGAAACAGGAAGATCTAAGCCTCTAAGAAAAATAAAAGAATTATGTGCCTTATTTAATGTATCGGCGGATTATATTTTAGGCAATGATGTTGAACCTATAAATAAGAAAGAGATGGACAAAAAGAAGCCCGCAGACCTTGAAAAATTTCTAAATCAATCAGAAATAATGTTCGATGGAGAAGTAATGAAACTAAGTGAAGAAGACCGCCAAGAAATAAAAAATGCCTTAGAGTTTATATTTTATAAAGCCAAGAAGAAAAATAAACGCAAAAAGTAG
- a CDS encoding helix-turn-helix transcriptional regulator — protein MNKIKSLRLANNLRQIDLAIKLNITREAVAQWESGKTFPKRKTLYKLARILKCKPADLL, from the coding sequence GTGAATAAAATAAAATCTTTAAGATTAGCTAATAATCTTAGACAAATAGATTTAGCTATAAAATTAAATATAACAAGAGAAGCTGTTGCTCAGTGGGAAAGTGGGAAAACTTTCCCAAAAAGAAAAACTTTATATAAATTAGCTAGAATATTGAAATGTAAACCAGCCGATTTATTGTAA
- a CDS encoding helix-turn-helix domain-containing protein: protein MIKDFGLLLIKARKSAGYTQEQASELLDISVRTLAKYEANQIKPTIDKMNDIVEIYGNEYIGYQYLLTFRLGQKLFAPIENKSFSETVLSFIANIKKSNKCIDDLIEIGADGKIDKKEQPKYKQILNTFRLMTKDILILKFCKNKKAEPFNKQSSI, encoded by the coding sequence ATGATAAAAGATTTCGGGTTACTACTTATAAAAGCACGAAAAAGTGCAGGTTATACACAAGAACAAGCAAGTGAATTATTAGATATAAGTGTTAGAACATTGGCAAAATACGAAGCTAATCAAATAAAACCAACTATAGATAAAATGAATGATATTGTTGAGATTTATGGCAATGAATATATAGGATATCAGTATTTATTGACTTTTAGACTAGGACAAAAATTATTTGCACCTATTGAAAATAAAAGTTTTTCAGAAACTGTTTTAAGTTTTATAGCTAATATAAAGAAATCTAATAAATGTATAGATGATTTAATTGAAATTGGTGCTGATGGAAAAATAGATAAAAAAGAACAGCCTAAATATAAACAAATATTGAATACATTTAGGCTGATGACAAAAGATATTTTGATATTAAAGTTTTGTAAAAATAAAAAAGCTGAACCATTTAATAAACAGTCCAGCATATGA